A region of the Microcoleus sp. AS-A8 genome:
GAGCGTTGCATCAGCGAGGGTAATTACCCCTCTGGCTTGGGGATTTTTAATGCTACCGGAGAGTGTAGCGGTAGCGTTCAACAAACCGGTGAAGCCAACCAGATTGGGCGGTACGTTGGGAACTTTGGAAAGAACCGTTTGGAGTTGGTCAATTGGAATATTCTGTAATTGAAGCTGACCCGATTGTGCTTCGCCACCTATGGTTCCGGAATAGGAGATGAGACTGTTTCCGGATTGAATGCGTAGGGGTAACAGGGAAAGAACTCCATTTTCAAATCTCCCTTCACCCAGCACACTCACCTGGCTAATGTTGTAGGTATCCCATTTCCAATCTTGACCTTCAATATTAATTTGGGTGCTGATACCCGTAGCCAAAGAGCCATCTACAGTTACGGAACCCGTGAAGCGACCTTGGAGTTCGGCAATGTCGGGTAAGACAGATGAGGCTTCCCGTTGCTCACGTTGCTGTTCCTCCAATGCCTTGATTTCTGAAAGACGCCGTAGCTGAGTTTGCAGGGGTACATCGTCCAAGAGGATGGGTGTAACCAGAGTGCCGCCCTGAGAATTGAAGCTGAGATTCGCCGGGGTAACGTTAATCAGTTGAAACGCTTGCAAGGCGGCGACAACAACCGGGAGTTCTCCCTGCTTGACAGTAAGTTTAACGTTTTGGAATTGAGGGCCAGCCGCTGTCCGGGAAATTTTACCCGAAAGCAAGTATTCATTATCAAGGGGTTGGGAGGAGTCGCTGCGGCGGGCGTTAAAGATCGGGCCTGTGATCGCAATATTATTGAGAGAAACCTCGAACGTCTTCAGGTTAACATCCAAGCTGCCGGAGATGTCTCCTTTCAACGGTTGGGTCGCGATCGCAGGGGGTACAGGAGTAAACTCTTTGAGTAGGGCGATCGGGAATTTCTGGGTGCTTACTTGTAACACATCTCCTTGCCGCTGGCCTTGAGCAATCGTCTCACCCCGCTTAATATCAAACGAGACGGGTTGGTAGTCGGAGCCAAGTGCCACCGCAATTCGGTCATTGGCACCCGCCAGATTCAGGTTCAATCCCTGTCCTGCTGCTGTATTGACACTCCCCGTCAGTGGAGATTCAAACGCCAGACCCTCGACGGCAAAATCTCGCAGTGCGATCGTGCCATTCACATTGGGAGCCGTCACGCTGCCTGCAATGCGACCGTTAAAATCCGCTTGTCCCGCTACATTGGTCGCAGTGGGAAAATTGGCTGATAGTTGTTTTAAGTTCAAGTTGTTGGCTTGAACATTAAGATCGAACCCCTGAATCGCTTGTAAACCCTGATTGGCGAGGTTGACATTAACTACGCCATTGGCCTGAAATCCTTCTGCGGTCGCCTGTTGAATTTGCAACTGTTGCTGTTGACCGTTCCAATCAATCACAGCCGTGAGCGAACGATCAATTAAAGCAATCCCTTCACTAAAATTCACTTGCCCACGAGCCTGGATGGCATTGGGAGAAAGGGCGGCTAAAGAACCAGAGACATCCAATTGACCATTCAAGCGTCCTCGTAAATCCGGGGAGAAACTCGCTAAGGGGACATCGGCTGCCTCAACATTCGCCTGAAAACGTCCCTCACGAAGTTGCACATTAGAAGCATTGATGGTGCCTTCAGCCACATTCAATCGTCCAGAACCGCTTCCCTGAATCGTGGAGGGACTCAAGTTATTCAAGGAACCCGCTAGATTAAAGTCTCCCGTGAGAGCACCGCGAAACTGGGGGGGTACCTGCGCCAGACGTTCGACTTGTACCCCAGAGGCTTGGACTTGGGCGGTAAAATTCCCATTGGCCAGTTGGATGTTGCTTGCCCTGATGGTGCCGCCAGCGACATTCAAACTCCCCGAACCACTGCCTTGAAGGGTGGCAGGACTCAAGTTCGCTACATTACCCGCCAGATTAAAGGTACCCGAAAGCGACCCCCGGACTTGGGGGGGAACATTACCTAGACGCTCTACGGGTACCCCAGAGGCTTGAACTTGTGCCGTGAAGTTACCATTGGCCAGTTGTACGTTGGTTGCCCTGAGTGTCCCTCCGCCTATATTCAAACTCCCTGAACCGCTCGCTTGAAGGGTCGCAGGACTCAAGTTCGCTACATTACCCGCCAGATTAAAGGTACCCGAAAGCGGCCCCCGGACTTGGGGGGGAACATTGCCGAGACGCTCTACGGGTACCCCAGAGGCTTGAACTTGGGCCGTAAAGTTACCATTCGCCAGTTGCACATTGGTTGCCCTGAGTGTCCCTCCGGCTATATTCAAACTCCCCGAACCACTGCCTTGAAGGGTCGCAGGACTCAAGTTCGCTAAATCACCTGCCAGATTAAAGGTACCGGAAAGAGGCCCCCGGATTTGGGGCGGGACTTTTGCCAAACGCTGTACCTCGACCCCAGAGGCTTGAACTTGTGCCGTGAAGCGACCCTCTGCTAGTTGGAGGTTAGTTGCCCGAATTGTCCCGCCAGCGACATTCAATCTGCCAGTACCCGTTCCCTGAATTGTAGCCATGCTCAACTCGGTTAAAGGGCCTGAAAGATTAAAGTTGCCGGAAACAGGCCCCCGGAGTTGAGGTGGAACTGTCGCGAGACGCTGTACCTCAACCCCAGAGGCTTGAACTTGTGCCGTGAAGCGACCCTCTGCCAGTTGCACATTCGTTGCCCTCACCGTCCCTCCGGCCAGATTCAAACTGCCTGTGCCACTGCCCTGAATTTTCGCTGTACTAAACTCCGTCAGTGGGCCAGAAAGGGTAAAGTTACCGGAAACGGGAGCGCGAAACTGAGGGGGAACCTCTGCCAGACGCCCTACCTGTAGATCCGAGGCTTGGACTTGTGCTGTAAAGCGACCATTCGCCAGTTGGATATTTGTCGCTCGAACTTTGCCGCCAGCGAGATTTAAACTTCCGCTACCACTGCCCTGAATCGTGGCAGCAGTGATGTTCGTCAGAGGGCCAGAAATCCGCAAGTTGCCTGAAACCGGGACACGAAACTGGGGGGGGACTTCTGCTAGACGCCCTACCTGTAAATCCGAGGCTTGGACTTGTGCGGTGAAGCGTTTTTGGGTGGCCTGGATATCCCTAACAGCCACGAAACCCTCGGCGATTTTGAGATTGGCTGAACCTGTAGCTCGCACATTATCGGCATCATTGAGGGAACCGACAACTTGCGTTCGACCAGAAATCAGACCGAGGGGAACTGGGGGTTTAAAATCGTAAGTTAAGGCGATCGCATCTCCCGGCAGGTTATTCCCCTGGAAGTTGAAGGTCACACCCCCGCCCTTAGAACCGAGTTGTACCTGCCCGTTGCCAGTCACCAAACCGCCTAAGCTGGGCAAGGCGCGCAGGTTGCTCACTGATAACGTGGAACCCACGACACCAAAGTCAGAGGCGATCACCCGAAATTTCACCTTATCAATTTGAGCCACATTCGTGGTGGTAAACTTACCCGAAACAACGGGTTTATTCGGAGTCCCAGTTACCTGAAGGTCAGCTTTTAGTTGGGCTGAGGCGAGTACAGGCAAGGTTTTGATATTAAAAGTTCGTAAAGCCTGCGGCAATTGAATCGCCTGAGTCTGCGCTGATAAGTTAAAGCCCGCTTGGGTATCTATGGTTCCATTGGCTTGGGCGGGTATTTGACCAAATAGTGTGTTGACTTTCTCTAACCGAATTTGCGTGCCTTTAAAACGCAACTGACCGGTTGTATTGGCAAAGGACTGGGGCAAAGGATCGAGTTGGGCTGTAACGTTTTTCAGGCCAGCGGTGCCCAAAAACGTCAATGGCTTTTTAGGTATGGATTTAACTTCCAGATTGCCATTGATCGCTCCGGCTTGTAAAATCAGCGGCAACTGGATTAAGCGACCGACCTCTGGAGCACTGAGGTCATTGCCCAAAATGGCGGCATTGATTTCTCCTGTGGCGGGAATGGTATTTCCGCTAATGGTGAGATTTCCCCCAGCCGCCAACTGCCCGCCTGTATCAAACTTAATTAGCTTATTGTTATTGAGGAAAAGAGCCTTTCCGGAGGACAGAGAGAGGGGAATGGGTTTCTTCGAGTTCCCCGATGCTCCCCTCGGTACCAAGACAACATCGGCATCCCGTACCCGCAAGACGTTGAGTTTGATATCGAGCTGACCTTTCGGTAACGTTTGAAGGTCGAGGTCAAACCACCTTCCGTCTTGAGCCTGTTCGAGGTAGACTTTGGGCTTGACTAGGGTGATATCAAGGGGTAAGGTGCGATTGGTCAGCAGCGGCAGTAACTTAAAGGACACCTCTACTGCTTCAGCGGTAGCGCGATCGGAGTCTGTGGCGGTTGCAGGTAAGCTGGAGGCACCAAACCGTAAGCCCGTGGGGGAAAAGCCTTCGACACGCCCCAGGTTGACTGGACGATTGATGAGCTTACTAACCGTCGTCTCGACCTGTGGTGCTAATTGTCGGTAGACAAAAAACCATACCCATGTTAAACCTCCTCCAATCCCAGACAACAAAATTAGGCTGAGAACAATCGCTAAACGCTGCCAGTGCCGTCGCCTCTGCACAGATGTAGAGGGCTGTTCGGGTGGGTTTTCAGAAGTGGGTTCCGGTTCGTTGCCTGGATTTGGGGCGTTGGTCATGTTAGTCTTGTCTCGCGCCTCACATTACAAAAAGCATTGCGGTTGCTGGCGTAATCCATCCTACTAGTAGGAGTACTTTTCAATACTGATAAAACCAGTCCAATTAAAGCTGGGTTTGCAAATATTAATCAAGAATACGCCACTGGACTCCACACCGAATATTCATGGCTTCAGCAAAGGAACTCATTTTTGAGTCCCCAAACTCTCAACGCCGAGTACCTCGTCATGAGTTTTGAAGTAGGTTGTGTTCCAAGAAAAGACCTCTCTTGGTTTAACCTCTGCACACTTCTAAAGACGCTATTTGGGGTAAGGGGGGTTCCCTATAAAACCTGATCCATTCCTCTGATTCACCGAAACCTTGCTCCAGGTATGCCATTGAGAGGCATCTCAGCTTAGACCAAAAACAAAGGGTTCCCACTCACTCACTTGGATTGGAAGGGAACCTATTGGAATATTATTGAAAATCGAAGATGAGGATATAAAGTGTTGATTGTTTAGTAGCTACCCTTGAGCATACTACTAAAGATATTGAAGTTTTTGTCAATCGAATTGATTAAACCCACTGCATTGGAGAGCGATCGTGGTGGATTAGAAATCAGAGTATCCTCAGCAATTAAACGATTAAAATCCACTTTAACTTCGCCTGAACGCTCTGTTTTTCCATCACTCTCATAAAACTTGACCCCCGCCAACTGCATAAGTTTGATAAATTCCTGAGCCATAATCCCATAGCCAATGGTCGTTGGATGAATCCCATCGAGTGAGAATAACCCCCCACTGGTACGACCCTTGGGGCCTGAACGATAGAAGCGAGAATCTGGCACCGGTGACAGCGCTTGCAGTTGAGGTGGCAACTGATACTCGCCCCCCACTTTGTCCCACCAATGGGGTCTAGCTTCGGGGTCTTCAATATAGCGTCGAGAGGCTAAGCGATCAAGTAAGCCAGCGGTTTCAAATAAATACCAATCTCTACCTTCGTTGCGGCCTTGGCGTACCACTTCTGTAATGTAGTCGTTGTACTGGTCAATCGCGCAATCAATCGCCCTCGCTTCAGGCCCTGTGATCTTCGGATGCTTCTTGGGGTCAAAATCATCGTCGCTAATCCACGGCAATGTGTAGAAGGGGAAGTAGCGAGACCCTGGGTCGGCTTTGTTACCCTGAGTATCTTTATTGACACCACGAGCAAAAGGCGCGATCGTGACGTGAGGCACCGTTCCCCAAATCACATGACGGGCACGGATTTTCTTGACTTCCGTGACCAGCTTATCCAGTTCTGCCTTAAAGTGAATCGGACGCCAAACGGTATAGCGGTCATTAATTGCCATATCGTCATAACCCTCAGCCGTCCACTTCACATTGAAGGTGAGAATACTGCCTAGAGCATTATTTGAACCGATGAGAATAATCAGCGTTTCAATCCCATCTCCGTCCAGGGTTTCTGTTGTTCCCACCTGCGAGAGTGCTGCCGCTGCCTGTAGGGGCGTGAGGGCGTTGCCGCGTATATCTCGTGCTGTGTTCAACACTCGTATAGCCGCACGTTCGTTGTGATATTCGACAACCTGCCGCAAATAATCATCCTTTGCCGGATTCTGATCTAAAACTCTTTGACAGGTTTGTGCTGTGCCTGAGAGGGTATTGCGTAGATCCCATCCATAAACGGCTAAGTTGTGGTTGATCTTTCCGCTAGGATCGGGTGGAATGGAGCCAGAACCACGCTCCCAATAATCTTCTACTTCATCTAAGTAATTACGTACAAGGGATAAGAAAGAAGGAAATTCCCACCAATCGATGGTTTCACCTAACTTATTTTCTATCTGTCGAACTAGGTGCTCTAAGTTGAGTGGTAGTCCATTTCCTGGCCCCTCATAGGTTGGATAACGGAACTGATTCCACCCCAATTCTGTGGCAATTATTCTGGGATAGGAGAGATTTGTATTAAAAATTGCTCCACTTTGAAAGCCCTGAGTTAGAGAGTCCCCAATGGTAACCAGACGATGTCGGGGAGTTCCTTGTCTATTTACATTAACAGCGATACCAAGGGTTGGGTCTGTAACAGGTTCACGCGCCTGTGCACGAATTACGACATCCTCCGGCGTTTTAGGGTCGAGCATGTCAGAGGTGACGGGTTTTGCCATATTGTCTTTTTACTCCAGAGTCGGCATTCGTTACAGGATAATCCACCGATACTCAGGTAAAATGCAGAATTTACATTACAAAATGTGATTCTGAATGCTCATACCAGAGCATTCATGGAAAGATGTTTGTCTATGTACGAACCCGCCAGACTTGACCCCGATATTTTCCAGTTATTTTATCCTGACCCACCTCAATCGGGGGAGTAGTTGCTTCATACTTAGCGCCACGATAAATGAGTTGGGTTTTTTTGTTCTCCTGAGACTCGGCTACGGATTCAGAAGGCAAAAAGTATTGTCTATTGCTCAGCAATACTAGGATCAGAAGTAAACACTGGAGCGGCCAAGGGGCACAAAGCAAACTCAAGAATAAGCTGATCACTAAAATTGAACTGGCGAGAGTAGCGATTCCATCCGAGGAATTTCTACAGATATAGGCACAAAGTAGGACAGTCACCAATGAAATTATGAAAACCCATAACATACCTATTCCCTCCATTACTAGGAGCAGAAGCTTGTATTGAAATGATGGCTAATGATCATCTACCTTTATATCACCTAATAGGATTAAATCTTCTTGGCGTGTGAATCTACCCTAATAGGGTACAGTTTAGATTTTTTTAAATAAAAATTATTACATTTTAACTTTAAACAGGGAGAAGCCGAAAGAGTACTAAACTCTTATTGTTAAGACACGATACTCCCATTGCCACTCTCAGAAGGCTGAACCTCTCCTCCTCACCCAGCGAGCTGCTTTTTCTGGTGCTACAGCGCAGTCGCCTTTGTTCCAACACGGCAAGCGGCAACGGGGGCATGAATTATCTTCTAGAGCAATCCTTATGCTTTACCACTGTTGCTATCAGAATCGCAAGCTTCTGTGAAAGCCCAATCTGGATCTTCCTCTCTACGGGGATCTGTCTTAAAATTGGGCTTGGGTTTAGAGGTAGAAAAGCCCACCAATGCGGAAAGACCAAGAACAACAATAGCTATGATTTCCATTTGTTCTGCCTCAAAAATTGATATTTCAACGATGGAAAGCGTTCGACGAGTTAAACAGCTACAATACGTAACGCCTTGTAGAGAGCAACTAGGGTCTTGTGGCAGATGCGAACGAAATTCTTTGAAGACTCATCCTATTAGAAGAGTGAATGCTCTAGTGACTCGGTAGTGCATGGGTCGAGCTAAAAATTGGCTGATAGATATAGGCTGTAGGAGTCTTGAGTACTGAGTAACATCCACCGATCGCTCTAGGGAATTGTTCAGAAAAAAGATTGGTTGTCTCTTTACCCATCAAGTCGGCGACTTAAAACCCTGCCAGAGATATCCCTGCTGCGTTCCTGACTCAATACTCAGGACTTTCATCGTAGAATTCCCAGTCGGTAGGATGAACTTGGATTCATTATGCTACCTTTTACAGGGACGGCAACTAATTTCGGGAGAATTAATCAAAAGCTTTTTATTCTCCTCAAAGCATTATGTAATTTTCATAAAACTTAGGCTCTTCAGGAACAATTGGCAGCGATCGCACATCTAAATGTTTCTCTTCACATCCTCTGCGGATGGGTTGGCGATCGCTTCCTGAGCCATGTGACTTTTAATCTAACCCTTCAGCCCACGCTGAAGCCGAACTTAACGTTTATATAACAATCTGTAACAATTAATATAGCCTAGCGCCACGGGTGCCTGCGGCTGTAAAGCCTTTAAGCCATTGTCAAATCATACAAGCCCGATGAACCTATCCGCATCAAGCCGACTTCAATTCACCCCAGATTTGAATATCTGTAGTGTCTTAAACGGCATGTGGCAAGTATCGGGTGCACACGGACGCATTGACTCACAGCGCGCTATCGAGAGTATGTTCCAGTATATGGATGCAGGCTTTACGACTTGGGACTTAGCCGACCATTATGGCCCAGCAGAAGACTTTATTGGAGAATTTCGGCGTCAACTTATCAATACTCGTGGGAAAGAGCGACTCAAGTTATCGATAGATGCTTTTGATAGCTTAGAATAGTTATTTATTTATCGATTACAAGGAAATTTAATACAATAGAAATTATCTATTAATTGCCTCCTTTTTCTATTCTGTTTCATCTTTATTTTTACCTTTAAATTTATATTTAATTTACTACTTGATAGCTAATGCTGTCACCTCAGAACTCCTTAGCCGCTAATAAAAATACTAAGCTGCCTCACCAAGCAATCAAGGTTTTTGTCACTACAACCATAAGTTGAGCAAAACTACAACCATAAGTTGAGCATAAGAGCCGCTGTAATAGGCATTCTCTTGTTCAGGAGAATATATCCCGATCTCCATTTAACAACCATAAGTTGAGCAAAAAGAGAAATCCTAGGCATAAGTTGGCACAAAATCGCAAACCGTATCCCCGACAAAAACCATAGGTATTAGACCAACTCTCACCTCAGTCCGACCAGCGACTGAGGAGCTACCCTGCTCATCTTCAAGTGAGCATAGCTATCTTCATTTGTAAAGGAAATTGTAATACTTCTCAATAAAAAGCCTTTTAAGTAGAGGAAACTTATTTTAAATTATGGAAGTTTTTGCCTATATTCAAGGAATCACTCAACCTATTAATTGACCACCTGTGTAGCACTCGTAAAATTCTCATCAGTTTCAAACCCAGCTAGGTGAGGAACAAACCGTTAGTTCAGGAGTAAGAGGAGACTGGTGGATGCTCACTGAAGATGAGTTCAAAAACTGGTGTCGCCGCCTTAATATGACGGAACTAGCGAGGAAGAGCATAGAAATAATTCGCTCATCCGAACCATCGCGGCTTGTTGGCGGGGGTAGAAAGAACGTTTCAGGACGCTATCCCAGCCGCAAGATGAGGAGAACGATTCAGTTCGAGTCACACCGTAACGAGCTAGCGCATATCTATAAACTAGAGCATGACCAAGATGTGCTGGAGTACTACGACCAGCCTCCCCCCATTGAACTTATTTACCTGAGTAAGTCAGGACGACGCATTCGCCAGTTACACACGCCGGACTTTTTCGTCATTCGGAAAAACACCGCAGGCTGGGAAGAGTGCAAGACACAAGAGGAGTTACTCAAAAAAGCACAGGAGAGTCCGAACCGTTACCAGCTCACAGAGCCTGGTAAGTGGCAATGCCCTCCAGGTGAAGAGTACGCACACGCATTGGGTTTGTACTACTGTTTTCGCTCATCTGCTGAAATTGATTGGATATTCCAGAGAAACTTTGTTTGGCTGGAGGATTACTTTCAAGCCAAGTTGCCACAAGTAGATGAGGAGGTGTCTCGTGCCGTCCTTTCAGTTGTAGAAGCCGAGCCGGGAATTGTCCTAACCGACTTACTCAATCGTGTTGAGCAAGCTAAGGTCGATGACCTCAATATCCTGATTGCTACTGATCGAGTGTACGTTGACCTCAGTGCAGTTCCCTTGAGGCAGCCGGAGCAGGTGCAAGTTTTTCTCGACCAAGAAGAAGCTTTCACTTATGCTCAAGTGACCAAGATTGCTCCCCCAACGTCTGTAAGCCAAATTTGCGCCGTTAAAGTTAGTGCCGGAACACCAATATCCTGGGATGGTGCAAACTGGCAGATTGTTAATACGGGGAACACCTCGATTGGACTATTGAAAGACAATGACGATTTTATCCAACTACCCAATAAGGTGTTCGAGGATTTAGTTGAGAAAGGACAAATCACGGGGCTTCTAGCCCAAACCGAATCAAGCCTTAATGCTGAAGTTGAGGAAATACTCCGCAAAGCCAGTAAGAGAGACCGGGAAGAAGCCAATCGTCGCTACAAAACGATTGAACCCTTCCTCAATCGCAACTCATCCACCAAACCTAATAGCTCCGAACGTCGTTGGATTGCGAGCTACCGAGAAGCCGAAAAGATTTACCAGCGAGGCTTCATCGGACTCCTACCGAACCATCAACAGAAGGGAAATTACCAGCCAAAAATCAGTGAAGAAGTCCGAACCCTGATGGAGGCGTTTATTGAGGACAAGTATGAAACCCTCAAGCAGCAGTCAATCAGCCGAATTTACTGGTCTTTTAAAGAAGAATGCATCCAACAAGGAATTAAGCACCCAAGCTACGAATTGTTTCGTAAAACCGTTCACGGGCGTCCTGCTTATCAGAAAACTCTAAAGCGCCAGGGACATCGAGCCGCTTATCAAGAGGAACTGTTCTACTGGCGCTTGGACAGAGAAAAAACACCTCCCCACGGTGAACGTCCGTTTGAAATCTGCCACATCGACCACACCGAAGCCGATGTTGAGTTAGTCAGCTCAATTATGGCGACTCTTGGCGGTGACTTAGAGTTCTTGTGTGATGGTAACGGCAATAAAGCGCGTCCCTGGTTAACCTTATTGATGGACGCTTACTCAAGGCGAATACTTGCTGCTTACTTGACTTTCGATCCACCCAGCTACCGCTCCTGCATGATGGTTTTGAGAATTTGCGTCCAACGCTTTGGTCGCCTTCCCCAAATCATCGTGGTAGATAATGGTGCAGAATTTAACAGCAGCGACTTTGAAACCCTCCTCGCTTACTACCGATGCACTAAGAAACAAAGACCATCAGCTAAGGGACGTTTTGGTTCAGTCATTGAACGCTTCTTTGGGGTTGCCAACCAGGAGTTTTGGCACAATCTAAAGGGCAACACCCAGATTATGCGAAATGTTCGGCAGGTAACCAAAGGCGTCAATCCGAAAAATCAGGCAGTCTGGACGCTGGGCAAGGTATACGAATACCTGTGTGAATATGTTTATGAAGTGTATGAAGCCTCACCTCATCCTGCCTTAAGGCAGAGTCCTAGAGATGCCTTCAAGGCTGGCCTAGCCAGAGGAGGTAGTCGAGACCATTTGCTCATTTCTCCAGACGAGTTTCGGCTACTATCGCTCCCCTCACCAACAGACCGAGAAGGCAAAAGAAAAGTTACGCGGCAAGGGGTAAAAATTAACCACCTCTACTACTGGCACAAATCCTTCAGTGGGATAAAGGTTCGGGATACAGATGTAGAAGTGAAATATGAGCCATTCGATATCACTGTGGCTTATGCCTACGTCAATAAAGAGTGGGTGAAATGTTCTTCAGGTTACCTCCAAGAACTCCAAGGTCACTCAGTACGAGAGTTGATGATTGCTACCGCTGAACTAAAAAAGCTTAACGAGATTCAAAATCGGCAATTTACTGAAATCACAGGCAAAAAACTTGCTCAGTTCTTTGCCTCTGTAGAAAAGGAAGAGGTTGCTTTATCGCCACCTTCACGAGAGGCGAAAAAAGCTGTGCTAGCGCAGCGCAAGCGGGATTTGGAAGTCAAGCCGGTACATGCACTGATTGACGGTGATTATGTGGAACAAGATACTGATTCTTCTGTAGACCATCTTGAAGAGTCTAAAAGCTATGAAAGTGAAAGTTTACCCCTGTCCACAGAGTCTATTCCGCTGGATGATGAGGATGATGATTTTGAAAATTTTCAACCTCTAGAGGAATGGTGATGGCAACTAAGCAGGGATTCCCACCAGAATTACTCACTCAATCAACACAAAAGCGCTTAGATTACTTCAAGGCTCCCGGTAAAACCGTAAGGCACCGGAATCTGGAATTAGTGTATAACCAAGTTTTGCGTGCCATTCGAGAACCAGCAGGAGCTTCGATAATTCTAGTCATGGGGCCATCCGGTGTAGGAAAAACCACATTACTGCGCTTGGTCGAGAAAAATATTCTTGAGGAAAGCTTGCCACAGATGGAACTCGACCCCGGTTGGATTCCGATTGTCTGTGTTGAGGCAGTTGCACCAGGTAAGGATACTTTCAGGTGGAAAGACTTCTATAAACGTACCCTGATTGCTATCGATGAACCACTGATTCAGGAGAAAATTAGCTATACCGAAGACGGTATCCGCCGTGATAGCGAAGGGAAACTTATTGTTAAGTCAAGGGCAACTGAAGATAGCTTGCGTTTAGCGATGGAGCAAGCGTTGTCTCACCGTAGACCCTACACTCTAGCGGTAGATGAATTTCAGGATATTGGTAAGATGGCTAGCCAAAAGGTTTTGGAAGCTCACATGGACTCTATTAAGTCAGCCGTGAATACGACCAAAATTCCCTGGACTGGGTTTGGGACTTATCAACTTCTGGACTTCCTCGAACTGAGTCCCCAATTAAGCCGACGTACTCGGATTATTCACTTGCCTCGCTACCGCCTAGAGGACGAGAAGGATATTGAGGCGTTTAAAGAAGCTCTAAAACATTTGCTGTATCGGATGCCATTACCAGAAACACCCCGCCTAGTGAACAAATACTGGGAGTACTGCTACGAACGTAGCATTGGCTGTATTGGTACACTTAAAGATTGGCTGGTACAAGCACTTGACCTCGCTCTTGAAGAAAAAGCAACGACTCTCACCCTTAATCATCTCGAAAAAACAGCAAAGTTAACCTCTGAGTGCATACAAATGGCAAAAGATGCGATCGAGGGTGAAGAAAGGCTGACTGATAGTAA
Encoded here:
- a CDS encoding DUF4278 domain-containing protein — translated: MPSESVAESQENKKTQLIYRGAKYEATTPPIEVGQDKITGKYRGQVWRVRT
- a CDS encoding translocation/assembly module TamB domain-containing protein; its protein translation is MTNAPNPGNEPEPTSENPPEQPSTSVQRRRHWQRLAIVLSLILLSGIGGGLTWVWFFVYRQLAPQVETTVSKLINRPVNLGRVEGFSPTGLRFGASSLPATATDSDRATAEAVEVSFKLLPLLTNRTLPLDITLVKPKVYLEQAQDGRWFDLDLQTLPKGQLDIKLNVLRVRDADVVLVPRGASGNSKKPIPLSLSSGKALFLNNNKLIKFDTGGQLAAGGNLTISGNTIPATGEINAAILGNDLSAPEVGRLIQLPLILQAGAINGNLEVKSIPKKPLTFLGTAGLKNVTAQLDPLPQSFANTTGQLRFKGTQIRLEKVNTLFGQIPAQANGTIDTQAGFNLSAQTQAIQLPQALRTFNIKTLPVLASAQLKADLQVTGTPNKPVVSGKFTTTNVAQIDKVKFRVIASDFGVVGSTLSVSNLRALPSLGGLVTGNGQVQLGSKGGGVTFNFQGNNLPGDAIALTYDFKPPVPLGLISGRTQVVGSLNDADNVRATGSANLKIAEGFVAVRDIQATQKRFTAQVQASDLQVGRLAEVPPQFRVPVSGNLRISGPLTNITAATIQGSGSGSLNLAGGKVRATNIQLANGRFTAQVQASDLQVGRLAEVPPQFRAPVSGNFTLSGPLTEFSTAKIQGSGTGSLNLAGGTVRATNVQLAEGRFTAQVQASGVEVQRLATVPPQLRGPVSGNFNLSGPLTELSMATIQGTGTGRLNVAGGTIRATNLQLAEGRFTAQVQASGVEVQRLAKVPPQIRGPLSGTFNLAGDLANLSPATLQGSGSGSLNIAGGTLRATNVQLANGNFTAQVQASGVPVERLGNVPPQVRGPLSGTFNLAGNVANLSPATLQASGSGSLNIGGGTLRATNVQLANGNFTAQVQASGVPVERLGNVPPQVRGSLSGTFNLAGNVANLSPATLQGSGSGSLNVAGGTIRASNIQLANGNFTAQVQASGVQVERLAQVPPQFRGALTGDFNLAGSLNNLSPSTIQGSGSGRLNVAEGTINASNVQLREGRFQANVEAADVPLASFSPDLRGRLNGQLDVSGSLAALSPNAIQARGQVNFSEGIALIDRSLTAVIDWNGQQQQLQIQQATAEGFQANGVVNVNLANQGLQAIQGFDLNVQANNLNLKQLSANFPTATNVAGQADFNGRIAGSVTAPNVNGTIALRDFAVEGLAFESPLTGSVNTAAGQGLNLNLAGANDRIAVALGSDYQPVSFDIKRGETIAQGQRQGDVLQVSTQKFPIALLKEFTPVPPAIATQPLKGDISGSLDVNLKTFEVSLNNIAITGPIFNARRSDSSQPLDNEYLLSGKISRTAAGPQFQNVKLTVKQGELPVVVAALQAFQLINVTPANLSFNSQGGTLVTPILLDDVPLQTQLRRLSEIKALEEQQREQREASSVLPDIAELQGRFTGSVTVDGSLATGISTQINIEGQDWKWDTYNISQVSVLGEGRFENGVLSLLPLRIQSGNSLISYSGTIGGEAQSGQLQLQNIPIDQLQTVLSKVPNVPPNLVGFTGLLNATATLSGSIKNPQARGVITLADATLNQTNVQRALSTFSYNDARLNFNSELLLAESENPLSIGGSIPFMLPVATVAPASDKLNLNINVQNDGIALLNLFTGGQVSWVDGTGAVQVEVSGILNQQTNRPEQLVAQGSANIENATIQASALPDPLTNVKGKVGFNFNTIEIVETLTGQYSGGSVTAVGALPISQGGSQDQRIAIDIGELGLNLKGLYRGRVQGNVAIAGTALNPKIGGEVTLFNGDVSLAEQTAATGGGGGGGGGGIGGDSTSSNRVEFDNLRLKLDRNVQITKAPILNFLADGTLTLNGSLGNIEPEGTIDIKRGQVNLFTTQFRLARGYENTAQFTRKQGLDPILNVRLVASVSEGTQRRLASDPLSAEINDAPSLTGVGSLQTVRIQAKVEGPASQLTDNLELTSSPSRNKSEIVALLGGSFVDTLGRGDTTLGLVNLAGSALLGNVQNIIGDALGLSEFRLSPTIITNEKRRSSALGLNAEAGVDIGRNLSVSVSKELTTDQAAQFGLRYRVNEKTLLRGSTDFSGDSRAVVEYETRF